A region from the Methanobrevibacter oralis genome encodes:
- a CDS encoding Na+/H+ antiporter subunit E: protein MFLTRVAYGIIYFLDLIYEIIKATISVVFNAVMKRNIDPIVVDIETVLERPVSQTILANSISLTPGTLSVDLDSKNKIIKVAAISPRNKEDIIPFEPYIKKMLE, encoded by the coding sequence ATGTTTTTAACAAGAGTAGCTTATGGAATTATATATTTCTTAGATCTTATTTATGAAATAATTAAAGCAACTATTAGTGTTGTTTTTAATGCAGTTATGAAAAGAAATATTGACCCTATTGTTGTTGATATTGAAACAGTTTTAGAGAGACCTGTTTCTCAGACAATATTGGCTAATAGTATTTCTTTAACTCCTGGCACTTTGTCTGTTGATTTAGACAGTAAAAATAAAATTATTAAAGTAGCAGCTATTTCTCCAAGAAATAAAGAAGATATTATTCCTTTTGAACCATATATAAAGAAGATGTTAGAATGA
- a CDS encoding arsenic resistance protein, whose protein sequence is MELIEKIEPLIIFLAIIIGLIFSNFKVISNNTDYLINIFLCLMLYGVFLEIPLIELKNSFKNVKFTSTSLIINFIWTPLFGYFLATLFLKGNIDIIIGFFMLILTPCTDWYLVFTKLAKGDVNLSLSILPINLILQIILLPIYLVIFFSSSNNIQYAELAYSLLIVIVIPFVAAQITKFLLEGNIKERMINSFSNFQILFLSLAVFCIFASKGELLFENVNTIIVIFIPLILFFTITLLIDLFVSQKINFTYSEYASLTMTTLARNSPLALAIAINSFPGRELIAMALVIGPLIELPILYLVSKFTLYIKNSGLFFNCKKLF, encoded by the coding sequence ATGGAATTAATAGAAAAAATAGAACCTTTAATAATATTCTTAGCCATAATCATTGGATTAATATTTAGTAATTTCAAAGTTATATCAAATAATACAGATTATCTAATAAATATATTTTTATGTTTAATGCTTTATGGAGTTTTTCTTGAAATTCCATTAATAGAACTAAAAAATAGTTTTAAAAATGTTAAATTTACATCTACAAGCTTAATAATCAATTTTATATGGACACCGTTATTTGGATACTTCTTAGCAACATTATTCTTAAAAGGAAATATTGACATCATAATAGGATTTTTTATGCTAATTTTAACACCATGTACTGATTGGTACTTAGTATTTACAAAATTAGCTAAAGGAGATGTTAATCTAAGCTTATCGATTTTACCGATTAACCTAATTTTACAAATTATATTATTACCAATATATCTTGTAATATTCTTCTCAAGCAGCAATAACATACAATATGCAGAACTTGCATATTCACTTTTAATAGTAATTGTAATTCCATTTGTAGCTGCTCAAATTACAAAATTTTTACTTGAAGGCAATATAAAAGAAAGAATGATTAATTCATTTTCAAATTTTCAAATATTATTCTTATCTTTAGCTGTTTTTTGTATATTTGCAAGTAAGGGAGAACTATTATTTGAAAACGTAAATACAATTATTGTAATATTTATTCCATTAATTCTTTTCTTTACTATAACTCTACTAATTGATTTATTTGTATCTCAAAAGATTAATTTCACATATAGTGAATATGCAAGCTTAACTATGACAACACTTGCCCGTAATTCCCCACTAGCACTAGCTATTGCAATAAATTCATTTCCAGGAAGAGAATTAATAGCTATGGCACTAGTAATTGGACCTTTAATAGAACTACCAATATTATACCTTGTTTCTAAATTTACATTGTATATTAAAAACTCTGGACTTTTTTTTAATTGTAAAAAGCTATTTTAA